The genome window CAATAaaacgcatatatatatatatgtatataaagacattACCATAAGCCAAAAACAGTAGGCATATTTAAGACATTTGCCCCTAAGCTGCTTTCAGTAAAATAATGTAGACTTAATGTATTCTGTAACCTTCAGCTATATTAAGTAACAGAAGGTTACATAACCCATGACAGAATTTTTTCACTCcaggcaaatatatatatatatatatatatatatatatggggtCACAGCGTGACCCCAAATATAGGTCAAGTCACAGAGTGATGGCGGCAAGTTCAACTTCTGCTACACATAAACGTAACGAGACTTTTAGCTGGGACTAAAATGACATGTTACTCCCTGATTTTAGTTAAAATCTTTATCGCAGTGGATTCTTAAATTGGGGGTGTCAACTTGAAAGAAACTCAGCCTGTTGTCTCGGTGGCCCTTGAACGTCACAAAAGATGTCCCTTTGAATAATTTATAACTTTAAATTATAAGTCGTAAATGTAAGTTGTACACGTGACTTCTGCTTCTGAATATGACGAGGCCTATACGGAATTTTCTGTCAGATTTCTAGAATAATCTGAATTTTAATGTAACAGTAATCTTTGCCAAtcagtgtatgtgtacacatgtaggtcgAGATTACATGTGTAATCTGTTTAagcgagtgagtgaatgcttggggtttaaggtcgtactcaacaatttttcagacatatggcGACTAtggaatccttatggtgtatgtaatgtgcctccttgtcgcaggacggattttcgccgctcttttatctagggctgcttcactgagatgccataccgaaggcaagtaaggcgccccacccgaaccattatactgataggggtcaaccagtcgttgcactatctccttcatgctgaatgccaagcgaggaagttacaacttcatcaTTTACagtcttaggtttgactcgacccaagattgatcctgcatctaccgttcccgaagcggacgctctaccaactgtgctatccgggccggtacttAAGGGCCATTCTGTTTACAACAGCGCCATCGAAAGCGAGGCTCGTGTATTCcgtcacctgatctgagatgactactttcgccttatgtaaacaactgcataCGGTGGCGAACGTATCCAACTTTTGAGCAGTGCGCTATTTACAGGTGTTcgtgggtattattatcatctccgtccgtgctcaagctgaaccacagcaatttaaatatatttatttaaaactaatacgtgagtaaatagttcatttttttattttcgatGTTTGGATTAATTCAGACACAGGCAGGTGCTTGAATTTTTTTACCACTGGTTCAGATATAGATTCAAGAAATCTGAAAATACtcattaaatatctgatactcctctatcaacacCTAAAAGCACCTAGATAACGTGGAGAAGACATAATGGGAATTAGTTACAGCGCTCTACTAGTTTGGATCGACATGCTCGGGATGTTGGTTACAACGCTCTACCAGTTTGGATCGGCATGCCCGGGATATCAGTCACAATGCTCTACCAGTTTGGATCGACACGCCAGGGATATCAATCACAATGCTCTAACAGTTTGGATAGACATGACCGGGATATCAATCACAATGCTCTAACAGTTTGGATCGACATGCCCGGGATATCAGTCACAATGCTCTAAATTTGGATCGACATGACCGGGATATCAGTCACAATACTCTACAAGTTTGGATCGACATGCCCGGGATATCAGTCACGATGCTCTAACAGTTTGGATCGATATGACCGGGATATCAGTCACAACGCTCTACCAGTTTGGATCGACATGACCGGGATATCAGTCACAATGCTCTACCAGTTTGGATCGACATGACCGGGATATCAGTCACAACGCTCTACCAGTTTGGATCGACATGACCGGGATATCAATCACAATGCTCTACCAGTTTGGATCGACCTGCCCCTGATATTAAGTACAACACTCTACCAGTTCGGAACGTGTCGTTCCGAACTGGTAGAATATAACTAATATCCACATAATCAGAAGaaccaactttttttttttcactacacTGATTTTTCAAGTCGtcagtatatttattcatttgattggacggcgatacgacggcggccagcattaggggaggcggaaaccgggcagagcccgggggaaacccacgaccatccgcaggttgttgacagacccagtCGTCAGTATCAGCATTAACTAGTACTGGCAATGTGTATGTGGAATGTGATCAGTTGCTTCAGTAAATTTGAATCTTCAACTGTTTGTTCACGTTAAATTTACAGTACAATTGCTTGGCGAAGGCCGCTTTGTAAGCTAGTATTTATTAGCTATCTGTCATGCGCATGTGGAATTTGACCATTTTTGCCACTGTGTCTTGCgatcttcatttatttgttctCTTTCAGAATAATGTAATATCCTTGTGCAATAAGTctcaataaaacattaaatttcgGCTGATCGTCCATTATGGCGAATGTTCAATTGTTTAATTAGCACTAGAACGTCCCTGAGAAAACGTCAGAGCTGAAACCAAAAGTGGTACATTAAGGTGTGCTTTGTGTCAAAATACAGGCCGTTCGACAGACACTTTTGTCTATAGGTAATACTTTTATAATACGTTTGGTGACCAATAAAGCGGTAATTTTTTGACGTGATAAGGCGATGGTCGATGATATTTAAGGCGTACATAGGATTAAAGGAGCCAACTGGTATAGGGTCTCTGTCACGAGCTGCTCCTCTATTCCAGAAGGAAACATTCACATATAGCAATGCCTATGTACAATCCAAGCGCTTGCTACAGGTTGTGAAATATGTTCAGATCGATTGAATTGATGTATAAGTGTTTGATAAAGGCGTCACCAGTAACGCACAAAAGCCAAATGTTTCATCACATGGCGAGTTCCAATATTTAACCAACACTACGATATGCTCGCCAAAACACACAAGCTCTGTGATTAAGTAGAAGTCATTTATCAAGGATAAACATTGACGTAGATTACGCACGGCCGTCAGACACACACTGTTTGTCCTACCCAAAACTGCCTGTACTGCATACCGCCATATTTCCTAATATGTTAGAAATATGGCAATGTGTGCTGGGGCAATAAAGTTGGACCTGACTTTACTGACGTGAAAACCTCCTGCTCGATATGATGTAAGGTTTAAACACGTCCCAACAGAGACACATGTGGAATACACACGAGGGAGCACGTGAGCACAATGAATTCTTCTACCGTGAATGTCACAAACAGAGCATTTACTTTAACTACTGCTGGCTTGACTGTACAGCTCACCGTTTTCTCCATAACATTTATTCTGGGAATCGTCGGGAACAATTTGTTGGTGGCGACAGTCTGCAAGAGACCGGCCTTACACAGAGTCACGTACTACCTGATTTCCGCTCTTGCCATCGAGGACCTTCTCACGCTGATAACTTACGGAGTTTTTATTCCACAAGCTTTAGTGCTAGGTGATTGGTTTCTGGGGGATTTTGCTTGTTTGGTCAACAGTTTCCTGACTGTGCTGTGTGGATATTGCGAGCTCTATTTGTTAGCAGTGATAAGTCTGGATCGGTATATCGCCTGCTGCAGACCACTTCGGTATTCTGATGCGGTTACTCCACGTCGCTGTGCAGTTGCCATCGCTTTGTGTTGGATATTTGCTTTGGCTTTAACCTCATTTTTGATCattgaatgtaaattttatggGTATAACAAATACTTGAAGAATTGTCTGATTGAATCATCATACACCCTGAAGACAAGACATTGCTTGactgtttcattttttctctcAACTCTGCCCTGTACTACAATCATTGCCATGTGTCAGTGGAAAATCCTAAAACAAGTTAAACGAGTTACCCAGAACACCCCACCGAACGTCACTTCCGACACGAACGAGAGCACTTCCAGATTCCGGCCAAGCAAAGCCACAATGACAGTGTCTCTAATGACCGGAACTTTTTTCGTATGCTGGATCCCTTTTATGATTGTTAATTCCTTGGGCGGCTTCGTAGACTGGAATCAGTCCGTCTCCCTCCATGAGGTCCAATATACTCTAAGACGTATAACACTTCAGATTTTCTTTGTATCCAAATTTTCGAACCCAATTATTTAC of Liolophura sinensis isolate JHLJ2023 chromosome 13, CUHK_Ljap_v2, whole genome shotgun sequence contains these proteins:
- the LOC135480871 gene encoding 5-hydroxytryptamine receptor 4-like; translation: MNSSTVNVTNRAFTLTTAGLTVQLTVFSITFILGIVGNNLLVATVCKRPALHRVTYYLISALAIEDLLTLITYGVFIPQALVLGDWFLGDFACLVNSFLTVLCGYCELYLLAVISLDRYIACCRPLRYSDAVTPRRCAVAIALCWIFALALTSFLIIECKFYGGICIYISLGFYVFMISAV